The segment GTTCTGTTGTCGACTATAATTATCTTGATTTGTCGATCGTAGTCGAGCATAAAAGTGCCCTCTTTATGAATTTCATTGAAGATAGATTAGACACTAATTATATAGGCTTTGAAGTATACTGACATTAATCTAGTCTCTCTACTTGATTAATGTGTCATGCACTgtaataaataacacttttttataattaggcgataattaatgttttaatagTACGATGACTTCTAATACACTTTTTCTTTCAAAGCATTATGTATTATAATGTCAGTTATATTATCAAGTTCTACCTAAAGTCCATATATTTGTATGTAAGATTGTTGAATTAATGTTTTATCATTTTGACTGACAGTAAACCATGGGTGGGATGCACGAATCATTAATCAAACCTGCATGATTATGGTAAAAGGAAAATTTTCGTTCACTGTTCAAACCCAGATTTTTAACatcaaattttgttttttggtcaaatttttataataactttGACGTAACGTTAATCGCCTGTGATGCAACTGTACCTTACACTCATTAAATGACAccatttataaaaatttaggCTTATACCTATGGGCTTTTGCCCATGACTTTATCCAAGTTTACTATACAAATTTCCAACCCCTAaggtgttgaattttcaaaaatccctttttagcggatgtccACGTCCTAATACTTAACTATCTACGTCTATCTtcatgctaaatttcagcctagtCCATCCAGTAGCCTGAGCTATGCgctaatagatcagtcagtcagtcagtctgtcagtcagtccgtcagtcagtcaacttttccttttatgtatttagataccCTTACCTTCTTCAAGAGATCGCTGCATTTCCGCCTTATCAGCATCGTTCAACTTAACTTCAAGAGCATGAGTTTCAAATAGGCTTACAACTCCATCCATGAGTCTATAGTTAACCTCAGCATCTCTGGCTGTTGGGTCGACTGGCAACGAATCCAATTTCTTGCCAGACCTTACATCTGGCTCTCCCTTTAGTACTACACCTTCAGCAATGACAATGCTTCTTGCTGTTCTTAAGTTATCAACAATCCTCAGTAACTtctcctgaaaaataaaattgagcACTTTAACACAAATCTAATAAAAGATGGTTCACAtcactatgtatgtatgtatgtatgtatatactttattgcaccacaaaacacaaatgacaggttacaaaaagaaaacttaaaatttaggTACAAATTTAAAGGCTACTAATTATTATGCTATTTAAAATCACTAAATACTGTACTTATAGGTAAATTGCATACAACAAGAGCTTTTCCTTCCTGGTACAGTGATAAGCGCTATGATCTGACAAGTGGGAATTCACagattcgattcctggcagaggTAATTTGGGAATTTAGACTTTCTAGATAATTgtatctggtctggtctggtgattAAGAGTTCCTGTTTGATGCCATgcagaaaccgataaggggtgtTTTTTAGTAAAACTGCTATTCCCTTTCTAAGTTAGAttgtatcatcacttatcaccaggtaaGATTGTAGTCATGAGCTTATTTGTAAtcgagacaaaaaaaaataaaagaacgaAAAGCCCAATAAATTACAGTCTCTTAATATTTGAGATATTTTTGAGTATCAAgaaaagtttaaattattattatcagttggAAATAGTGAATATAAAAGAATGGCATTTTCTGAGACAATAAATGTAAGTTAAGCTGTTAGGATATGTCACCAAAAAATGAATCAGTCACTTAATATTTGAGATATTTTTGGATttgaagaattttttaaattatcaatggGAAGTAGCAGTTCAAAGTGCTAAATAATGGCatttgtagaaacaaaaaatgtaaGTTAAGCTTTAAAGACGAAACACGAAATAAGCCAATCGCTTAGTATTTGAAATACTCTTGAATATCAAgaatttttttagttattagtAGGAAGCGACAATTCAAATGGCTAAACTCTTTTCCAGGGATAAAAAAGTAAGTTAAGCTGTAACGACGAAACGTTAAATGAACCAGTCACTTAATATTTGAGATATTTAAAATATCaagaaaagttttaattaataaaacttaGGAAGTGGCGGAATCAATCGGCATTACCAGAGACAAAAGGAAGAAACGCGAAAAAAATCAGTCACTTAATATGAGTGATACTCATAAGTATCAAGAAAAGTTTTAGTTATCAGTAAGCGGCGCAATCAAAGGGCTACACAAACGCAATTCCAGAACAGTGCGGTAATTTATAACACCTGTCAAGAGAAACTGTACGAAATTACCCGAGACATAAAATCGCTTGAAACTTGATCGGTCACTGCAACTACGGTCTATTTTCACAACACTTtcactttaataataaaattatggacCTTAACACATAAGATGTAATCCCCCCTGCAGTCCTTGATGAAGTTAATTGCCGTTTCCATGGTGTGGTCACTGTCATCGGCACTTGCGAACGCCGCAAGGGCAATGAGACttattaaaacaattttcattttcgTTCACTACAAATTCTTCTACCAGTCTTTAATTTTCTGACATCGAGAGATGTCAAGCTAGGTTTGGCGTGGTCCGGCCGATGCAATAGAGTTTTATCATTCCCCACCCCCACTATGAATATCTATATGCTCAATACAAAACTCTCATCTAGGTTATGAATATAACCGATTCAGTTCGGACCCTGATGCGTATGCAAATGAGTTTACTTTGTACATATTTGTTGATTTTAAGCCGTCTTCTTGTCGGCTTTGACAAAATTCGGTGTTATGTCAGGGAATTAAGTGTAGTGAAAGCTTTGAGCAACTTTATTATGATCCCGCAGTGTTTGTTATTACTTTGAATTATTTGCTCGTCGCGTGTTACCTTTATCTTGCATAGattaactgattttttttagCATAATCATCCTCGCAGTGAATTTTTAAGTTATATGACTGCAGCTGTACTAGCTTGGATTGTTCAAAAGTGCGAATTTACCAAAAGgactttaaacaagtgtaaattagaaatttataacacccccgacaagtgaaggttacagtcactagaaaacggctgaaccgattttcttggattatagctaagaaaagtgagattgcagtcaaggggctaacttgtacctatatatgaataaaaaaaacagtgtacctactagtaattttttagatacctatttatCATCAAGATCTCAACCCGTCACCGACCTATCACTAATCACTAAGCACAGGCCTCCtttcaattgcagggacgcaagctacctcggttccaaatttcatataaatcggttaagcggatgagtatttagttATCTCGTGGGATAATTAATAGTCCATgcatgtccatccccgggatataagctaactctgtaccaaacgtcaaaatcggttaaactgttgggctgtgaaagggtagcagacagacagatagacacattttcgcatttataatattagaatggattgcATAATTGCAacgcataatattatgatgttataGATATTATGCAAAAATGTGGCCCAATGAATGAATGGGACACCCGGTACTagcaattaaaatacataacagTCTACTTATCAAAATATGAGCAATAAATTATATCTTAAATGTTTAAAAGTATAAATtatgttcatataatattttgatcatAGACATCCGATGACattgaaacgagcttgataatTTATCTAtcgtttaatttaattattattaatcatagAACTAGTTTTCTTCAAACcgaacgaaaaaaaaatacataaacgtGTGCCGATCGTAAAAAAGATTATCTTTTACGATCAAGTGTGTAACTTGCTTAAAACCACTGAATGGGATTTACCTATTCAATGCTTAAAACTAGCTTAATAGTCCTGGCTTTGTCCTGGATAAATATTCTACAGCACAAATGTATAAGTGTTATAAAGAACATCTAAATCTATAACAtaaaaagatgactgactgactaactgatcaacgcacagctcaaagttAACTACTGACGATCAGACTGAAAGGCATGTTAGATAGCtacatccgttaagaaaggattttttgaaaattaaatcctTATAAGGGTAAAACTGGGATTTGAAATTTATATGTAATCCGCAGTCGCAGGCACaagctataatattaaaaat is part of the Maniola jurtina chromosome 24, ilManJurt1.1, whole genome shotgun sequence genome and harbors:
- the LOC123877565 gene encoding uncharacterized protein LOC123877565; this encodes MKIVLISLIALAAFASADDSDHTMETAINFIKDCRGDYILCVKEKLLRIVDNLRTARSIVIAEGVVLKGEPDVRSGKKLDSLPVDPTARDAEVNYRLMDGVVSLFETHALEVKLNDADKAEMQRSLEEGRGKKKGGSGIGGIIGLIGAKVLLGKLFIVKLIALKALATAKIALVLAVVLFIAYCLKHDHSKTTYEVVPHPVHHESHHAPHVEHVAHDLGGHGGYSYGSDWNKNIDDAQNLAYSAYSPHK